The genomic region GCCGATGCGGAAAAGGCTCGCCGCGGCGTGATGAACACCATTGAAAAAGAATCGCTCGACGCCACCGGTTTGCGTAGCGATGTCATCACGCTGTATCACGGCGGCGAGTATCATTTGTATCGCTACAAAAAATATACGGACGTGCGGCTGGCATTCGCGCCGGAACAAGCAATTGCTTTCTTCGGCGGCGACCCAGATAACTTTGAATATCCGCGATTCGATTTGGATATTTGTTTGTTCCATGTGTACGAAAACGGCAAGCCTGTGAAGGTGGAGCATTACCTGCCCTGGAGCAAATCGGGGGCTGCAGACGACGAGCTGGTGTTTGTCGCCGGAAATCCTGGCCACACCGATCGACTGGATACCGTGCGGCACTTGGAGTTTTTGCGAGATCGGAATTATCCCTCTTCGCTGCGCACCATCTATCGCCGCGAAGTTGTGCTCACCGCCTACAGCGAGCGGAGCCTGGAAAACGCTC from Pirellulales bacterium harbors:
- a CDS encoding S46 family peptidase yields the protein MSRTSTALHADEGMWLFSNPPKKLLKEKYNFEPSEEWLKNVQQSAVRFNSGGSGAFVSPEGLVITNHHVGADALQKLSTPDRDLVAKGFLAKTRADELKCVDLELNVLVSTEDITKRVNAAVKSDMNAADAEKARRGVMNTIEKESLDATGLRSDVITLYHGGEYHLYRYKKYTDVRLAFAPEQAIAFFGGDPDNFEYPRFDLDICLFHVYENGKPVKVEHYLPWSKSGAADDELVFVAGNPGHTDRLDTVRHLEFLRDRNYPSSLRTIYRREVVLTAYSERSLENA